In a genomic window of Zingiber officinale cultivar Zhangliang chromosome 9B, Zo_v1.1, whole genome shotgun sequence:
- the LOC122022324 gene encoding uncharacterized protein LOC122022324 — translation MSVSVRTKRVTTPFFKESRAGLRCAGESSCVGDCGASTCLSAQVHAFLETADRRTPSVASNDDGSEGDATDPNESLEEGGASDDSDRAAMKTIRDLMFPALDPDPFRRRLATDVSRAAEALAWLRSDGGESAYRQAVMARLRATGYNAGICKARWDASGGLAAGSYEYIDVVEAAERAGQGKGRRHIVDLDFAAEFEVARATVGYKAVVAALPRVAVAGEESVRRVVREVADAARRSLRTQGLHVPPWRKSRYMLAKWLGPQRRTTSTIPLAALRGESKCREYNRFQAAPAPRGGDAHYRAVGFSAAPLPTARTR, via the coding sequence ATGTCGGTGAGCGTACGGACAAAGAGGGTCACCACCCCTTTCTTCAAGGAGTCGAGAGCGGGCCTCCGCTGCGCCGGTGAATCCAGCTGCGTCGGCGACTGCGGCGCCTCCACCTGCCTCTCCGCTCAAGTCCACGCTTTCCTGGAGACTGCCGACCGCCGTACCCCCTCCGTCGCCTCCAACGATGACGGCAGCGAAGGCGATGCGACGGATCCAAACGAGAGCCTCGAAGAGGGCGGCGCCTCCGATGACAGCGATCGCGCCGCCATGAAGACCATTCGCGATCTGATGTTCCCGGCCCTTGATCCGGACCCATTCCGCAGGCGATTGGCCACCGACGTGTCTCGTGCGGCGGAGGCGCTGGCTTGGCTGAGATCCGACGGTGGCGAATCCGCCTACCGGCAAGCGGTGATGGCGCGGCTGAGGGCCACGGGATACAATGCTGGGATCTGCAAGGCGCGGTGGGACGCCTCCGGCGGACTCGCAGCCGGCAGCTACGAGTACATCGACGTGGTGGAGGCGGCGGAGAGAGCAGGGCAAGGGAAGGGAAGGAGGCACATCGTGGACTTGGACTTCGCGGCAGAGTTCGAGGTGGCGAGAGCGACTGTGGGATACAAGGCGGTGGTGGCGGCGCTGCCGCGGGTGGCGGTGGCGGGCGAGGAGTCGGTCCGGCGAGTGGTACGCGAAGTGGCGGACGCCGCCCGGAGGTCACTGCGGACGCAGGGGCTCCACGTTCCTCCATGGCGGAAGAGCCGATACATGCTCGCCAAGTGGCTCGGGCCCCAACGGCGGACGACGAGCACGATCCCCCTGGCCGCGCTACGAGGTGAATCCAAGTGCAGGGAATACAATAGGTTCCAAGCAGCACCGGCCCCCCGCGGCGGCGATGCCCACTACCGCGCCGTAGGCTTCTCGGCGGCGCCGCTGCCCACCGCCCGTACCCGCTAA